A single region of the Anticarsia gemmatalis isolate Benzon Research Colony breed Stoneville strain chromosome 11, ilAntGemm2 primary, whole genome shotgun sequence genome encodes:
- the LOC142976406 gene encoding uncharacterized protein LOC142976406 has translation MPACAPEYSRLARSNTELVFSPRVKRCSHQPPPFTALRRSFSSTFSLIPEERAISPERPPPLPRFIRIITWFPRLMLQPLFALLRVIAHPAWKQILVVLPTLWIAASLFIFWKCVQCPLGVIKMIGRAINYKNHRKPRTVLISGGSSVQALHLARNFHSAGARVVAFEIEGQFALLKYSAAVHKFYTVPRPNPADPLAYARALREIVERESAVFYVPVSSTTPAYYDALAKSHLEVIGCQCFVPCARDVVTLDDPLELMRVCRAAGLATPQFWVVANDEDVRAWYDSGASKEARHFIASAGARGARDRLRFVMPEDKSQFRFPREISAEKPWVIVREPKGERIVTCTTLKESRAVNNVSCRVDSARKGLVPQRDEEADAWVQRFISFLAPARPMTGHVSFRLVREEQPTNGKDNKLVAIGARVGVSLPYLCQGSTRCGHAAAVGKLLDTVLDTREALFTFWDPLPYCAYYQSRMPDERRPPPPEPCKTPPNVPL, from the coding sequence ATGCCGGCCTGCGCGCCCGAGTACAGCCGCCTCGCGCGCTCCAACACGGAGCTCGTGTTCTCGCCCCGCGTCAAGCGCTGCTCGCATCAGCCACCGCCCTTCACGGCTCTTCGCCGCTCCTTCTCATCTACGTTCTCATTGATACCTGAAGAACGAGCTATCTCACCGGAGCGCCCGCCGCCGCTGCCCCGGTTCATAAGAATAATAACGTGGTTTCCACGGCTCATGCTGCAGCCGCTGTTCGCTTTGCTGAGAGTCATCGCCCATCCCGCCTGGAAGCAAATTCTCGTCGTTCTACCTACGCTATGGATCGCGGCCTCGCTGTTTATATTCTGGAAGTGTGTACAGTGTCCTTTGGGAGTGATCAAAATGATCGGCCGCGCGATCAACTACAAGAACCACAGGAAACCCCGCACCGTACTCATCAGTGGAGGTAGTTCAGTGCAAGCTTTACATTTGGCGAGGAATTTCCATTCGGCGGGCGCAAGAGTAGTTGCATTCGAAATAGAAGGGCAATTTGCACTGTTAAAGTACTCTGCAGCGgtacataaattttatacagTGCCACGACCTAATCCGGCTGACCCTCTAGCTTATGCTCGAGCTTTGAGAGAAATAGTAGAAAGAGAATCGGCGGTGTTCTACGTCCCGGTGAGCTCTACCACGCCGGCTTACTACGACGCACTGGCTAAGTCACATTTAGAAGTTATCGGATGTCAGTGCTTTGTACCGTGTGCTCGTGATGTTGTCACACTTGACGACCCTCTGGAATTGATGAGAGTATGTCGCGCTGCCGGTTTGGCGACCCCGCAATTTTGGGTTGTTGCGAACGACGAAGATGTTCGTGCGTGGTACGACAGTGGTGCCTCTAAAGAAGCTCGCCACTTCATTGCTAGCGCTGGAGCGCGAGGTGCACGGGATCGATTGCGATTTGTTATGCCTGAAGACAAAAGCCAATTCAGATTTCCCAGAGAAATTAGTGCAGAGAAACCATGGGTGATTGTAAGGGAGCCGAAAGGAGAGAGGATAGTGACTTGTACCACATTGAAAGAGTCCCGTGCTGTTAATAATGTTTCATGCCGCGTGGACTCTGCAAGGAAAGGGCTGGTGCCGCAGAGAGACGAAGAAGCCGATGCTTGGGTACAACGATTCATCTCATTCCTTGCACCAGCGAGACCAATGACTGGACATGTGTCATTCCGACTTGTTCGTGAAGAACAACCAACGAACGGAAAAGACAATAAACTAGTTGCAATTGGAGCTAGAGTGGGCGTGTCTTTGCCTTATTTATGTCAAGGATCGACACGTTGCGGTCACGCAGCAGCAGTTGGGAAGCTGCTGGACACCGTGCTGGATACTCGCGAAGCGCTCTTCACATTCTGGGACCCTCTCCCCTACTGCGCATACTATCAGTCACGTATGCCTGACGAGAGGAGGCCGCCGCCCCCGGAGCCGTGCAAGACGCCACCAAATGTTCCTCTTTGA
- the LOC142976407 gene encoding uncharacterized protein LOC142976407 codes for MFTLPGQRVLHKCLKILRLTVADFSNCPDIKKLNAVRTVEKTIENNTSIFIESPIHVKMVPIDVNDIKAHNKLTMTLYSQGQKSIDFQVKQTSKCLELLNKSTASDRNDVCVIQVPYQLKVQVTTTDSASVSLSKLEGQEFVVKTQKGAVNVADLKAQNIKLESAEGELKSEGRLQATNIDLKTGCLSGIHCHNIMANVFNVTTHAGPIVVKSCYSDKSHFTTLMGNIQLDHLHRSVLIDVIQQGNLHITGFSGNLQASLKSGDVYMHASQLTEKTSIFIHEKGKVELLMPDIVKNLPATNLIADKITVDDKILKLGRFMDDAHPKRFRFEREPHHELHIVCKNGSIDIKETDLPFMI; via the coding sequence atgtttacCTTACCGGGACAGCGGGTCTTACATAAGTGCCTCAAGATTTTGAGGTTAACTGTTGCAGATTTTAGCAATTGTCCCGATATTAAGAAGTTGAATGCAGTAAGAACGGTTGAAAAgactatagaaaataatacgAGTATCTTCATCGAAAGTCCCATTCATGTTAAGATGGTACCGATCGACGTGAACGACATCAAAGCTCATAACAAGTTGACTATGACATTGTACAGTCAAGGGCAGAAGTCTATTGATTTCCAAGTGAAGCAGACATCTAAATGTCTGGAACTGTTGAACAAGAGCACGGCGTCGGACAGGAACGACGTGTGTGTGATACAGGTGCCGTATCAACTGAAAGTTCAGGTCACAACCACTGACAGTGCATCAGTGAGTCTGTCTAAACTAGAGGGCCAGGAGTTTGTTGTGAAAACACAGAAAGGCGCGGTAAATGTTGCCGATTTAAAGGCTCAGAATATTAAACTGGAAAGTGCAGAGGGAGAACTTAAATCTGAGGGCCGCTTGCAGGCTACCAATATTGATCTAAAAACGGGTTGTCTCTCTGGCATACACTGTCACAATATAATGGCGAATGTATTTAATGTGACGACGCACGCTGGCCCTATTGTTGTTAAGTCTTGTTACAGTGATAAATCTCATTTTACCACATTAATGGGCAACATACAACTTGATCATCTTCATAGATCTGTTTTGATTGATGTTATTCAGCAAGGGAATCTACACATCACTGGCTTCTCTGGCAACTTGCAGGCTTCACTCAAGAGTGGGGATGTGTATATGCATGCATCACAGCTCACAGAAAAAACTAGTATCTTCATACATGAAAAGGGGAAAGTAGAACTCCTTATGCCAGACATAGTCAAAAATCTGCCCGCCACCAACTTGATAGCTGATAAAATAACAGTTGATGATAAAATACTAAAGCTAGGAAGATTTATGGATGATGCACATCCAAAGAGGTTTAGATTTGAGAGGGAACCACATCATGAGTTACATATAGTTTGTAAGAATGGTTCAATTGACATAAAGGAAACAGACTTACCGTTTATGATATAG